A single region of the Gephyromycinifex aptenodytis genome encodes:
- the infC gene encoding translation initiation factor IF-3, translating into MPVATTPLGGASRTKEHDISEPRINDRIRVPQVRLVGPNGEQVGIVKIDEALRLAGEVDLDLVEVAPMANPPVCKLMDFGKYKYEAALKAREARKNQVNTVIKEIKLRPKIDPHDYETKKGHVVRFLSAGDKVKVTIMFRGREQSRPELGFRLLQRLAEDVIELGFVESSPKQDGRNMVMVLGPTRKKADAKAQQRRKRDEDARDSAREHELAQKPAPQEASEDLVAAPESQDAQPEHAAAPETQDAAENLQTQDAAQA; encoded by the coding sequence ATGCCGGTAGCGACCACCCCGCTCGGCGGGGCCTCACGAACGAAGGAGCACGACATCAGCGAACCTCGCATCAACGACCGTATCCGGGTGCCTCAGGTCCGACTCGTCGGACCGAACGGCGAACAGGTCGGCATCGTCAAGATCGACGAGGCCCTGCGTTTGGCAGGGGAAGTGGACCTCGACCTCGTCGAGGTGGCGCCGATGGCCAACCCGCCGGTCTGCAAGCTCATGGACTTCGGCAAGTACAAGTACGAAGCTGCGCTTAAGGCCCGTGAGGCCCGTAAGAACCAGGTCAACACGGTCATCAAGGAGATCAAACTCCGCCCGAAGATCGACCCGCACGACTACGAGACCAAGAAGGGTCACGTCGTGCGGTTCCTCTCCGCGGGGGACAAGGTCAAGGTGACCATCATGTTCCGCGGTCGTGAGCAGTCTCGACCGGAGCTGGGTTTCCGGCTGCTTCAGCGTCTCGCTGAAGACGTCATCGAGCTCGGCTTCGTCGAGTCCTCGCCCAAGCAGGACGGCCGCAACATGGTCATGGTGCTCGGGCCCACGCGCAAGAAGGCCGACGCCAAGGCGCAGCAGCGTCGTAAGCGCGACGAAGATGCCCGGGACAGCGCACGTGAACACGAACTCGCTCAGAAGCCGGCGCCGCAGGAAGCTTCCGAGGACCTCGTAGCGGCACCTGAGTCCCAGGACGCGCAGCCGGAGCACGCAGCGGCCCCTGAGACTCAAGACGCAGCTGAGAACCTGCAGACGCAAGACGCCGCGCAGGCCTGA
- a CDS encoding TrmH family RNA methyltransferase, whose amino-acid sequence MNNERAGARLTNPRAERVRKVAALARRAVRTREGLFLAEGPQAVREAVAYRPELVREVYVDPQRCPQLHQAAAEAGLAVYEAAPEVLSAMCDTQAPQGIIAVCEPVDVSLESVLPSAGYVAVLAQVRDPGNAGTVLRGADAAGADAVIFTDSSVDVYNPKVVRSTVGSLFHVPVVVGVELDSVLAQCRAAGVRLLAADGAGDRVLRDSPLQGRHAWVFGNEAWGLPQQVRAQCDEVVRVPIYGQAESLNLAMAATLCLYASADAHHR is encoded by the coding sequence GTGAACAACGAACGGGCCGGGGCCCGGCTCACCAACCCACGCGCAGAGCGCGTACGGAAGGTGGCGGCCCTGGCCCGTCGTGCTGTGCGGACCCGGGAGGGACTCTTCCTAGCCGAGGGGCCGCAGGCGGTGCGGGAAGCTGTGGCCTACCGCCCGGAGCTGGTCCGCGAGGTCTACGTCGACCCCCAGCGCTGCCCACAGCTTCATCAAGCCGCCGCCGAGGCCGGTCTTGCTGTGTACGAGGCCGCGCCGGAGGTGCTCAGCGCGATGTGTGACACACAGGCCCCCCAGGGGATCATCGCCGTGTGTGAGCCGGTCGATGTGAGCCTGGAGTCGGTGCTGCCGAGCGCTGGTTATGTCGCCGTCCTGGCCCAGGTGCGTGACCCGGGCAATGCGGGCACGGTCTTGCGCGGTGCGGATGCAGCCGGGGCGGACGCCGTGATCTTCACCGACTCCAGCGTCGACGTGTACAACCCCAAGGTGGTTCGCTCCACGGTGGGGTCGCTGTTCCATGTCCCGGTAGTGGTCGGGGTGGAGCTGGATTCAGTGCTGGCTCAGTGCCGCGCCGCCGGGGTGCGCTTGCTGGCCGCTGACGGTGCCGGTGATCGGGTGCTGCGCGATAGTCCTTTGCAAGGCCGACATGCCTGGGTCTTCGGAAACGAGGCGTGGGGTCTTCCGCAGCAGGTTCGGGCCCAGTGCGATGAGGTGGTGCGCGTCCCCATCTACGGCCAGGCCGAATCGCTCAATCTCGCGATGGCCGCGACGCTCTGCCTCTATGCCTCCGCGGACGCTCACCACCGCTGA
- the rplT gene encoding 50S ribosomal protein L20 has protein sequence MARVKRAVNAQKKRRVVLERASGYRGQRSRLYRKAKEQVTHSLGYAYRDRRARKGDFRRLWIQRINAAARANNMTYNRFIQGLKAAEVEVDRRMLAEMAVNDPEAFAALVEIARANVPAQTGSTEAA, from the coding sequence GTGGCACGCGTGAAGCGGGCGGTCAACGCCCAGAAGAAGCGCCGGGTAGTTCTCGAGCGCGCCAGCGGCTACCGCGGGCAGCGGTCTCGCCTTTACCGCAAGGCCAAGGAGCAGGTCACTCACTCCCTCGGCTACGCCTACCGCGACCGTCGCGCTCGCAAGGGCGACTTCCGTCGCCTGTGGATCCAGCGCATCAACGCGGCCGCCCGCGCGAACAACATGACGTACAACCGTTTCATCCAGGGCCTGAAGGCCGCTGAGGTGGAGGTCGACCGTCGCATGCTCGCCGAGATGGCCGTCAACGACCCCGAGGCCTTCGCCGCCCTGGTGGAGATCGCCCGGGCGAACGTTCCCGCGCAGACCGGCAGCACGGAAGCGGCCTGA
- a CDS encoding SseB family protein — MSTDSAGQPFAGRELRESGFADDRGDSDPRVLQALRALQAQPGNEREAALLQTLAGTRLIVPVVTAPGGAQVWHHGGGDEDEHPAGGSGAGAGHHETPPPEVSGGAEMATVVLTAPDGRRALPVFTGVETMKVWDESARPVPVQALDVARSSIEDGCDTMLLDLDSPHAAALRLSHVWALAQERTWQPGHADQVVRLAVAEAAQGLAGLVRAEVEDGSQLHGPGVLRLVLLLRAGLSHEEVDHIVHSMGEALARDPEVRIRVDDLAVVVHQAEAAAPNLAN, encoded by the coding sequence GTGAGTACCGACAGCGCTGGACAGCCCTTCGCCGGTAGGGAACTGCGCGAATCCGGGTTCGCTGATGATCGCGGCGACTCCGATCCGCGAGTGTTGCAGGCCTTGCGCGCTTTGCAGGCTCAACCGGGCAACGAGCGTGAGGCCGCGCTGCTGCAGACCTTGGCGGGGACGCGGCTCATCGTGCCGGTCGTCACCGCCCCCGGCGGCGCGCAGGTGTGGCATCACGGCGGGGGTGACGAAGATGAACACCCGGCGGGGGGATCGGGCGCCGGTGCCGGTCACCATGAGACACCACCGCCTGAGGTGTCCGGCGGGGCGGAGATGGCCACCGTGGTCTTGACCGCCCCCGACGGCCGCCGCGCGCTGCCGGTCTTCACCGGCGTGGAGACGATGAAGGTCTGGGACGAGTCCGCTCGGCCCGTTCCGGTGCAGGCGCTGGACGTGGCCCGCTCCAGCATTGAGGACGGCTGCGACACGATGCTCCTGGACCTGGATTCCCCGCACGCCGCGGCGCTGCGGCTCTCGCACGTCTGGGCATTAGCTCAGGAACGGACCTGGCAACCCGGTCACGCCGACCAGGTGGTGCGCCTGGCGGTAGCCGAAGCAGCTCAGGGCTTGGCTGGGTTGGTCCGCGCCGAGGTCGAGGATGGCAGTCAGTTGCACGGGCCCGGTGTGCTGCGACTCGTTCTCCTGCTGCGGGCTGGCCTGAGCCACGAGGAGGTCGACCACATCGTGCACAGCATGGGGGAGGCCCTCGCTCGGGATCCCGAGGTGCGCATCCGGGTCGACGACCTCGCCGTCGTGGTGCATCAGGCCGAGGCCGCCGCGCCGAACCTGGCGAACTGA
- a CDS encoding histidinol-phosphate transaminase, which produces MSQDIIDELLREDLRGRSPYGAPQLQVPVALNTNENSYPVPEQVVESITQAVAQVAAGLNRYPDREFSQLRDALAQYLSRTTAVPLNADQLWAGNGSNEVLLHLVQAFGGPGRSALGFTPAYSMHPIITRTAGTEWIDGLRGARPQDREADGETGSADFDLLVEHTAEQAREHDPSLIFLCSPNNPTGTSLCLEVITACYEAAPRAIIVVDEAYAEFARAGTPSAMTLLQGRPRLVVTRTLSKAFALAGGRLGYLAADPALVDALRLVRMPYHLSSLTQVLATTVLGYTDLMLGRVDEIKQQRDRIVAELTRLGYRPVPSDANFVLFGGIQDSPALWQALLDEGVLVRDVGLPGYLRVTAGTPAETDAFLAAMTRLGGPSERQQA; this is translated from the coding sequence ATGAGCCAGGACATCATCGACGAGCTGCTGCGCGAGGATCTGCGAGGTCGTTCTCCCTACGGCGCTCCGCAACTGCAGGTGCCGGTCGCTCTGAACACCAACGAGAACTCCTACCCGGTTCCCGAGCAGGTGGTGGAGTCGATCACGCAGGCGGTGGCGCAGGTCGCGGCCGGTCTGAACCGCTACCCCGATCGTGAGTTCAGCCAGTTACGCGACGCGTTGGCACAGTACCTGAGCCGCACCACTGCGGTGCCGCTGAACGCCGATCAGCTGTGGGCCGGCAACGGAAGCAACGAGGTGCTCTTGCACCTGGTGCAGGCCTTCGGCGGGCCCGGGCGTAGCGCCTTGGGCTTCACCCCGGCGTATTCGATGCACCCGATCATCACCCGCACCGCCGGCACGGAATGGATCGATGGTCTGCGCGGGGCTCGGCCGCAGGATCGCGAGGCTGACGGCGAGACGGGCTCGGCCGATTTCGACCTCTTGGTCGAGCACACGGCCGAGCAGGCCCGAGAACACGACCCGTCGTTGATCTTTCTGTGCTCGCCCAACAACCCGACCGGCACCTCGCTCTGCCTGGAGGTGATCACCGCCTGCTATGAGGCGGCGCCGCGGGCCATCATCGTCGTCGACGAGGCCTACGCCGAGTTCGCCCGAGCGGGCACCCCCAGCGCGATGACCTTGTTGCAGGGCCGCCCGCGCCTGGTTGTGACCCGCACGCTGAGCAAGGCCTTCGCCTTGGCCGGCGGGCGCCTGGGCTATCTGGCCGCGGATCCGGCGTTGGTGGACGCGCTGCGCTTGGTGCGGATGCCCTACCACCTGTCCAGCCTCACCCAGGTCCTAGCCACGACCGTCCTCGGCTACACCGACCTCATGTTGGGGCGCGTGGATGAGATCAAGCAGCAACGCGATCGCATCGTCGCGGAGCTGACGCGATTGGGTTACCGACCCGTGCCCAGCGACGCGAACTTCGTGCTCTTCGGGGGGATCCAGGACAGCCCCGCACTGTGGCAGGCGCTGCTGGATGAGGGTGTTCTCGTTCGCGATGTCGGGCTGCCCGGGTACCTTCGGGTGACGGCAGGCACCCCGGCAGAGACCGACGCCTTCCTGGCGGCGATGACCCGCCTCGGCGGACCGAGCGAAAGGCAGCAGGCATGA
- a CDS encoding DUF421 domain-containing protein: MSQLWDEIGITQPAALATVLTTTVMYLIAVGILRRYGQRFAASPSSLDMATAAVLGAVIGRTMLGPRPTLAGGLLALATLVILEGSLSAMRAHPPIARRHGGKAVLLMAGAKPLIPVLRRYGLREMDLWAILRQKGIAQRSEVAAVILEPDGRMSVLARTESGLDPAILYGVRGAEAMPPDLFAS, encoded by the coding sequence GTGAGTCAACTGTGGGACGAGATCGGGATCACCCAGCCGGCGGCGCTTGCCACCGTGCTCACGACGACCGTCATGTACCTGATCGCGGTGGGGATCCTGCGCCGCTACGGTCAACGCTTCGCCGCCAGCCCCTCCAGCCTGGATATGGCTACCGCCGCGGTGCTCGGTGCGGTGATCGGGCGGACCATGCTGGGGCCGCGTCCCACCTTGGCTGGTGGGCTGCTCGCACTGGCCACCCTGGTGATCCTGGAAGGAAGCCTGAGCGCGATGCGCGCCCATCCGCCCATCGCTCGGCGACACGGTGGTAAAGCGGTGCTGCTGATGGCAGGGGCTAAGCCGTTGATCCCGGTGTTGCGCCGCTACGGGCTGCGGGAAATGGATCTGTGGGCCATCCTGCGCCAAAAAGGGATCGCGCAGCGTAGCGAGGTGGCCGCGGTGATCTTGGAGCCGGACGGGCGGATGAGTGTTCTGGCGCGCACCGAGAGTGGCTTGGACCCAGCGATCCTGTACGGGGTTCGCGGCGCTGAGGCGATGCCGCCGGATCTTTTTGCTTCCTGA
- the hisH gene encoding imidazole glycerol phosphate synthase subunit HisH — translation MSAPRVAVLDYGSGNLRSAVRMLQRLGAQVELTDDPQTALNAAGLLVPGVGNFHECMLGLRGVDGPRIIDMRLAGSRPVLGICVGMQVMFEGSTEPSPRTQQGLGQWPGTVERLPADVVPHTGWNAVTAPQDSVLFAGVGSERFYFVHSYAALRWSLEPHGPFEVVAPTITWSEHGAAFVAAVENGPLCATQFHPEKSGDAGAQLLRNWLATL, via the coding sequence ATGAGCGCACCTCGCGTAGCCGTGCTCGACTACGGCAGCGGTAACCTGCGCTCCGCGGTGCGGATGCTGCAGCGGCTCGGGGCCCAGGTCGAGCTCACCGACGACCCGCAGACGGCGTTGAACGCAGCCGGGCTGCTTGTGCCCGGTGTCGGCAACTTCCACGAATGCATGCTGGGACTGCGCGGTGTCGACGGCCCGCGGATCATCGACATGCGCCTGGCCGGATCCCGGCCGGTGCTGGGCATTTGTGTCGGGATGCAGGTGATGTTCGAGGGCTCCACCGAGCCCTCCCCCCGCACCCAGCAGGGCCTCGGGCAGTGGCCCGGCACAGTCGAGCGGCTACCTGCCGACGTCGTCCCGCACACCGGATGGAATGCCGTCACCGCACCGCAGGACTCGGTCCTGTTCGCCGGGGTGGGCTCCGAACGGTTCTACTTCGTGCACTCCTACGCCGCCTTGCGCTGGAGTCTGGAACCGCACGGACCATTCGAGGTCGTCGCCCCCACAATCACCTGGTCCGAACACGGCGCGGCGTTCGTCGCCGCGGTGGAGAACGGCCCGTTGTGCGCCACCCAGTTCCACCCCGAGAAATCCGGTGACGCCGGTGCGCAGTTGCTGCGCAACTGGCTCGCCACCCTCTGA
- a CDS encoding MFS transporter — translation MLDVPGVRLVLALGLLVRIPIFASSILLTLHVVSALGRSYQGAGLVAGCATVALAISGPWRGRLLDRLGLRRVVLPSLLITGVCWSIAPFMSYWPLLGLATLAGLFAVPVFPITRQALLVLVPDESRRAALSLDSVCVEMAYIIGPLLAVWLSTSWPTSWALLTLQLAGVGAGAVLWFLNPPLRSRPSDPQLGSAAATAACAVGASMAEPARAAGTIADPGAAAGSARWFTPRLFLVCAAAACTTFVVVGAEIAMIAAMRGFGAQSALGLVLAASGAGSLIGGLFYGAQGRAVPSLWLLGGLACINLPLAMASGPYSLTAFSFFAGLLCAPTITATVDEMARIVPERVRGEAMGWHGSFLTSGSAAGAPAIGAAIDIAGPAAGFLTAGGVGLALALGGGAFIHLRRRRLRKIRARLVA, via the coding sequence GTGCTTGACGTGCCAGGCGTGCGGCTCGTGTTGGCGTTGGGGTTGCTCGTGCGCATTCCCATCTTCGCCAGCAGCATCCTGTTGACCCTGCATGTGGTCTCCGCGCTGGGGCGCAGTTACCAGGGAGCCGGCCTGGTCGCCGGTTGTGCAACCGTCGCGCTGGCCATCAGCGGCCCCTGGCGAGGCCGCCTGCTGGACCGTCTCGGCCTGCGCCGCGTGGTGCTTCCCTCGTTACTCATCACCGGTGTCTGCTGGTCGATTGCGCCGTTCATGAGTTACTGGCCGTTGCTGGGGCTGGCGACGCTGGCGGGGTTGTTCGCCGTTCCGGTTTTTCCCATCACTCGGCAGGCATTGCTGGTTCTGGTCCCGGATGAGAGTCGCCGCGCGGCGCTCTCGCTGGACTCGGTGTGTGTGGAGATGGCCTACATCATCGGCCCGCTCTTGGCGGTGTGGCTTTCGACGTCGTGGCCGACGTCGTGGGCGCTGCTGACGCTTCAGCTTGCCGGGGTGGGGGCCGGCGCGGTGTTGTGGTTCCTCAACCCACCGCTGCGCAGCCGCCCGAGTGACCCGCAACTCGGTTCTGCTGCTGCGACCGCAGCGTGCGCGGTGGGTGCGTCCATGGCTGAGCCTGCCCGCGCAGCCGGCACGATTGCGGATCCCGGCGCGGCGGCCGGTTCGGCCCGGTGGTTCACCCCGCGGCTGTTCCTGGTGTGCGCTGCTGCCGCCTGTACCACCTTTGTCGTTGTCGGTGCGGAAATCGCGATGATCGCCGCTATGCGTGGTTTCGGGGCGCAGTCCGCGTTGGGCTTGGTGTTGGCCGCCAGCGGCGCCGGCTCCTTGATCGGGGGACTGTTCTACGGCGCTCAGGGGCGCGCGGTGCCGTCCCTGTGGTTGCTGGGGGGATTGGCTTGCATCAACCTGCCGTTGGCGATGGCTTCCGGCCCGTACTCGCTGACGGCTTTCAGTTTCTTCGCGGGCCTGCTGTGCGCGCCCACGATCACGGCAACGGTTGATGAGATGGCGCGCATCGTCCCGGAGCGCGTGCGTGGGGAGGCCATGGGCTGGCACGGTTCATTCCTGACCTCGGGTTCGGCGGCCGGGGCGCCGGCTATCGGTGCGGCCATCGACATCGCAGGGCCAGCCGCGGGCTTCCTGACCGCCGGCGGGGTCGGGCTTGCGTTGGCACTGGGGGGCGGGGCCTTCATCCACTTGCGTCGGCGGCGATTGCGGAAGATCCGAGCCCGGCTGGTAGCATGA
- the hisB gene encoding imidazoleglycerol-phosphate dehydratase HisB yields MSEHARVVTRSRATSESSVELTLNLDGSGHSQVDTGVRFYDHMLASLAKHALFDLTVKASGDVDVDAHHTVEDVAIVLGDAIAEALGDKRGISRFGEATVPLDEALAQVIVDVAGRPYCVHTGEPEGQQYVIIGGAYVGSLTRHVMETLAHHAGLAIHVRVLGGRDPHHIVEAQFKALARALRFAVARDPRVEGIPSAKGAL; encoded by the coding sequence ATGAGCGAGCACGCCAGAGTGGTGACGCGCAGCCGTGCCACCTCCGAAAGCAGCGTGGAACTGACGCTGAACCTGGACGGGAGTGGCCATTCACAGGTGGACACGGGGGTGCGCTTCTACGACCACATGCTGGCGAGCTTGGCCAAACACGCCCTGTTCGACCTCACGGTCAAAGCCAGCGGTGACGTCGACGTGGACGCCCATCACACTGTCGAAGACGTCGCCATCGTGCTCGGTGACGCCATCGCCGAGGCGCTGGGCGACAAGCGCGGCATCTCCCGGTTCGGTGAAGCGACCGTGCCTCTGGACGAGGCGCTGGCCCAAGTCATCGTGGATGTGGCGGGGCGGCCCTACTGCGTGCACACCGGCGAACCAGAGGGTCAGCAGTACGTCATCATCGGTGGCGCCTACGTGGGCAGCCTCACCCGCCATGTCATGGAGACGCTCGCCCACCACGCCGGCTTGGCCATTCACGTGCGAGTGCTCGGCGGCCGCGATCCACACCACATCGTCGAGGCCCAGTTCAAGGCGCTGGCTCGCGCCCTACGATTCGCCGTCGCGCGAGACCCGCGCGTCGAGGGGATTCCCAGTGCCAAGGGCGCTCTCTAG
- the priA gene encoding bifunctional 1-(5-phosphoribosyl)-5-((5-phosphoribosylamino)methylideneamino)imidazole-4-carboxamide isomerase/phosphoribosylanthranilate isomerase PriA, giving the protein MSTTNPAAPLELLPAVDVVDGRAVQLVQGIAGTGGEFGDPLQAALAWQRAGAQWLHLVDLDAAFGRGDNAELLASIVQQVEMDVELSGGIRDTTTLERALATGCRRVNIGTAALENPEWTAQAIADHGDRVAIGLDVRGTTLAARGWTRDGGDLWETLARLDREGCARYVLTDVDKDGMLAGPNLALLKQVCAATDRPVVASGGVSTLEDIRALRELVDLGVEGAIIGSALYKGTFTLEEALVEASRS; this is encoded by the coding sequence ATGAGCACCACCAACCCTGCTGCGCCCCTCGAACTCCTCCCGGCCGTCGATGTCGTCGACGGGCGTGCCGTGCAACTGGTGCAGGGCATCGCCGGCACCGGAGGCGAGTTCGGCGACCCGTTGCAGGCCGCCTTGGCGTGGCAGCGGGCCGGCGCGCAATGGCTGCACCTGGTCGACCTGGACGCGGCTTTCGGACGCGGGGACAACGCGGAGTTGCTGGCCTCGATCGTCCAGCAGGTCGAGATGGATGTGGAACTCTCCGGCGGGATCCGTGACACCACCACCCTGGAGCGAGCGCTTGCCACCGGCTGCCGCCGGGTCAACATCGGCACCGCAGCTCTGGAGAACCCGGAGTGGACCGCGCAGGCCATCGCCGATCACGGGGATCGGGTGGCGATCGGTCTGGACGTGCGCGGCACGACGCTGGCGGCGCGCGGCTGGACCCGAGACGGCGGCGACCTGTGGGAGACCTTGGCCCGGTTGGACCGCGAGGGCTGCGCTCGCTACGTGCTGACCGACGTCGACAAGGACGGCATGCTCGCCGGGCCGAACTTGGCACTGCTGAAGCAGGTGTGTGCCGCCACCGACCGCCCCGTGGTCGCCTCCGGGGGCGTATCGACGCTGGAGGATATTCGGGCACTTCGCGAACTGGTCGATCTCGGGGTGGAAGGTGCGATCATCGGCTCCGCCTTGTACAAGGGCACCTTCACCCTGGAAGAGGCGTTGGTGGAGGCCAGCCGCTCGTGA
- the rpmI gene encoding 50S ribosomal protein L35, with translation MPKMKSHSGAKKRFRITGKGKVMREQAGGRHLLEHKSSKFKRSIANDVPLAAPDAKKIKKLLGK, from the coding sequence ATGCCCAAGATGAAGAGCCACAGCGGAGCCAAGAAGCGCTTCCGGATCACCGGCAAGGGCAAGGTCATGCGTGAGCAAGCCGGTGGCCGCCACCTGCTGGAGCACAAGTCGAGCAAGTTCAAGCGCAGCATCGCTAACGATGTGCCGCTCGCGGCTCCGGACGCCAAGAAGATCAAGAAGCTTCTCGGCAAGTAA
- a CDS encoding ABC transporter permease — translation MLAVDSTALIDLDGPQAYLRLVLVVFALAAFAAALRYRAQIGDGRSELTAVLRATLQLGVVGLIIAAVLESWWLTAAFVALMVGVAAWTSGSRMQATSRLWPLVPIALGALPVTASLLLVGLLPLAPISVIPTAGILVGNAMTATTLAGRRCLERLDERHGQYQAALALGLLPRDSALLITRNAARLALVPGLDQTRTVGLVTLPGAFVGTLLGGASPLEAAALQLVVLAGILASQSIAATVTLELVVTARLRRR, via the coding sequence GTGCTCGCTGTTGACTCCACTGCCCTTATCGACCTCGACGGGCCGCAGGCCTACCTGCGTCTGGTGCTCGTCGTGTTCGCGCTGGCCGCCTTCGCGGCGGCGCTGCGCTACCGAGCGCAGATCGGGGATGGCCGTAGTGAACTGACGGCCGTCCTGCGCGCCACCCTGCAGCTCGGGGTGGTCGGCCTGATCATCGCTGCGGTGTTGGAATCCTGGTGGCTCACGGCAGCTTTCGTTGCTTTGATGGTTGGCGTCGCCGCCTGGACCAGTGGCTCGCGCATGCAGGCCACTTCGCGGCTGTGGCCACTGGTGCCGATCGCGTTGGGTGCGCTACCAGTCACCGCTTCGTTGTTGCTGGTCGGGTTGCTCCCGCTGGCACCGATCTCGGTCATCCCCACGGCCGGGATCCTGGTGGGGAACGCGATGACGGCGACCACCCTGGCCGGACGACGCTGCTTGGAGCGCTTGGATGAGCGACACGGGCAGTACCAGGCGGCGCTAGCGCTGGGCCTACTCCCCCGGGACTCGGCCCTGCTCATCACCCGCAACGCCGCCCGCTTAGCCCTGGTGCCGGGCCTGGATCAGACCCGCACGGTGGGCTTGGTAACCCTGCCGGGGGCGTTCGTGGGAACCCTGCTCGGGGGCGCGAGCCCGCTTGAGGCCGCCGCGCTACAGCTCGTGGTGCTGGCGGGGATCCTGGCGTCGCAGTCCATCGCTGCGACCGTCACCCTCGAACTGGTCGTCACCGCCCGCCTGCGACGGCGCTGA
- the hisD gene encoding histidinol dehydrogenase, whose amino-acid sequence MISRMDLRGEALSGLGARELRQMLPRAEFDVADALDVVRPICEDVRTRGAVALRELGERFDGVRPEQLRVPSDVLRAALDTLDPLVREALEESIARARRVHAEQMPTEHCTHVVAGGTVAQRWIPVERVGLYVPGGLAVYPSSVVMNVVPAQEAGVESLAVTSPPQRDNTGIFRGYPHPTVLAACALLGVEEVYAVGGAQAVAMFAYGAREEGADGPGTGEVLCEPVNLVTGPGNVFVASAKRLLRGVVGIDSEAGPTEIAILADDSADPVHLAADLVSQAEHDTLAAAVLVSDSPRLLDRVERQLVETVAGTKHHERVTQALAGRQSALVLVDDLESGTRVVDAYGAEHLEIQTVDAPERASRIRNAGAIFVGPSSPVSLGDYSAGSNHVLPTSGTAAFSSGLGVHAFLRGVQVIHYDARALEEITDRVVALAQAEDLPGHADAILARRSSDPHPASGAPGRVQE is encoded by the coding sequence GTGATCTCCCGAATGGACCTGCGTGGTGAGGCCCTGTCCGGTCTCGGAGCGCGCGAGTTGCGCCAAATGCTGCCGCGAGCCGAGTTCGATGTCGCTGACGCCCTGGACGTGGTGCGACCCATCTGTGAAGACGTCCGCACTCGCGGAGCAGTAGCGCTACGCGAGCTCGGCGAGCGCTTCGACGGTGTCCGGCCCGAGCAACTGCGTGTGCCCTCCGATGTGCTGCGCGCCGCCCTGGACACCTTGGACCCGCTGGTGCGCGAGGCCCTCGAGGAGTCCATCGCGCGCGCCAGGCGCGTCCACGCCGAGCAGATGCCCACCGAACACTGCACACACGTCGTTGCCGGGGGAACGGTCGCCCAGCGCTGGATCCCGGTAGAACGAGTCGGGCTCTATGTGCCGGGCGGCTTGGCCGTATACCCCAGCAGCGTGGTGATGAACGTTGTCCCGGCGCAGGAAGCCGGAGTTGAATCGCTCGCGGTCACCTCACCACCGCAACGCGACAACACCGGCATCTTCCGCGGCTACCCCCACCCCACGGTGCTGGCAGCGTGCGCCCTGCTGGGCGTGGAGGAGGTCTATGCAGTCGGGGGAGCGCAGGCGGTGGCGATGTTCGCCTACGGAGCCCGCGAAGAAGGCGCCGACGGCCCGGGCACCGGCGAGGTGTTGTGCGAGCCGGTCAACCTGGTCACTGGTCCGGGGAATGTCTTCGTTGCCTCTGCCAAACGGCTGCTGCGCGGTGTCGTCGGGATCGACTCCGAGGCTGGGCCCACCGAGATCGCCATCCTCGCCGATGACTCGGCCGACCCGGTGCACCTGGCCGCCGACCTGGTGAGTCAGGCCGAGCACGACACCCTGGCGGCGGCGGTCCTGGTCAGCGACTCGCCGCGGCTGCTGGACCGGGTGGAACGACAGTTGGTCGAGACTGTCGCCGGCACTAAGCACCATGAGCGGGTGACGCAAGCTCTGGCCGGGCGCCAATCGGCGTTGGTGCTGGTGGACGACTTGGAATCGGGCACTCGAGTGGTCGACGCCTACGGTGCGGAGCATCTGGAGATCCAGACCGTGGATGCGCCCGAACGCGCATCTCGGATCCGCAATGCCGGCGCCATCTTCGTCGGTCCCAGCAGCCCGGTGAGTCTGGGCGATTACAGCGCCGGCTCCAACCACGTGCTGCCCACCAGCGGCACCGCCGCGTTCAGTAGTGGTCTGGGTGTGCACGCCTTCCTGCGGGGCGTGCAGGTGATCCACTACGACGCGCGCGCATTGGAAGAGATCACTGACCGGGTGGTGGCGCTGGCCCAGGCCGAGGACCTGCCTGGGCACGCCGACGCCATCCTGGCGCGCCGCAGCAGCGACCCGCACCCCGCGTCAGGGGCGCCCGGGCGGGTTCAGGAATGA